In one Bacillus sp. Marseille-P3661 genomic region, the following are encoded:
- the purK gene encoding 5-(carboxyamino)imidazole ribonucleotide synthase gives MSRKTILPGKYIGIIGGGQLGRMMAIAAKEMGYKIAVLEPTKNSPCAQVADIEINAPYDDLDAAKQLAEICEVITYEFENVDHVVLNWLEENSYLPQGSELIKITQDRANEKQAIEKSGAKVAPYYLVNSVEDLLRGTEIIGIPSVLKTCRGGYDGKGQVVIREDQELSLAQQLLKHGQCVLEKWIPFQKEISVIVTRNVSGEVTTFPVGENIHQDNILIETIVPARISKEVAQSATTLAIQLAESMDMIGTLAVEMFLTKDNEIFINELAPRPHNSGHYTMDACETSQFAQHIRAVCDWPLGKTTLLKPVVMGNILGEHVEPIFNHIEQFANCKLHLYGKAEVKMKRKMGHLNIVADTVNEAIEKFNELKIWNE, from the coding sequence TTGTCTAGGAAAACCATCTTACCTGGAAAATATATTGGAATTATCGGCGGGGGACAGCTAGGCCGGATGATGGCGATTGCTGCGAAAGAAATGGGCTATAAAATAGCTGTATTAGAGCCGACAAAAAACTCTCCGTGCGCTCAGGTTGCAGATATAGAAATAAATGCACCGTACGATGACTTAGATGCTGCAAAACAGCTTGCTGAGATATGTGAGGTCATTACTTATGAATTTGAAAATGTCGACCACGTTGTATTAAATTGGCTTGAAGAAAATTCGTATCTACCACAGGGCAGCGAGTTAATTAAGATTACACAAGACCGTGCAAATGAAAAACAAGCGATAGAGAAAAGCGGTGCCAAGGTCGCGCCATATTACTTGGTTAATAGTGTAGAAGATTTGCTCAGAGGTACCGAAATAATCGGAATACCTTCTGTGTTAAAAACTTGTCGTGGTGGCTATGACGGAAAAGGTCAAGTTGTAATTAGAGAAGATCAAGAGCTCTCTCTGGCACAGCAGCTGCTAAAACATGGCCAATGCGTGCTTGAGAAATGGATTCCATTTCAAAAAGAGATTTCGGTCATTGTAACGAGAAACGTATCTGGTGAAGTCACAACCTTTCCTGTTGGTGAGAATATTCACCAGGATAATATTTTAATAGAAACGATCGTTCCAGCTAGAATTTCTAAAGAAGTAGCTCAGTCTGCAACTACTTTGGCGATTCAGCTAGCAGAATCAATGGATATGATAGGAACACTTGCTGTTGAAATGTTCTTAACGAAGGACAACGAAATATTTATTAATGAACTTGCTCCACGTCCTCATAATTCGGGGCATTATACAATGGATGCTTGTGAAACATCACAGTTTGCTCAACATATCCGTGCTGTTTGTGATTGGCCTTTAGGAAAGACGACTTTACTAAAACCAGTTGTGATGGGGAATATTCTAGGTGAGCATGTTGAGCCGATATTCAATCACATCGAGCAATTTGCAAATTGCAAATTACATTTATATGGAAAAGCAGAAGTAAAGATGAAAAGGAAAATGGGGCATCTTAATATCGTAGCAGATACGGTAAATGAGGCCATTGAAAAATTTAATGAACTTAAAATTTGGAATGAGTAA
- the purE gene encoding 5-(carboxyamino)imidazole ribonucleotide mutase: MDKPLVGVVMGSTSDWSTMEHACTILEECEIPFEKKVVSAHRTPDLMFEYAEQAKTRGIKIIIAGAGGAAHLPGMIAAKTTLPVIGVPVQSKALNGLDSLLSIVQMPGGVPVATVAIGKAGATNAGLLAAQILGTQFPEIDERLVARREKIRQEVLESSDQLV, encoded by the coding sequence ATGGATAAACCTTTAGTAGGTGTAGTTATGGGAAGTACATCTGATTGGAGTACGATGGAGCATGCTTGCACAATTCTAGAAGAATGTGAAATTCCTTTTGAAAAAAAGGTAGTTTCAGCACATCGCACACCAGACTTAATGTTTGAATACGCAGAACAAGCAAAAACCAGAGGTATTAAAATAATCATTGCTGGTGCGGGTGGCGCAGCCCATTTACCCGGGATGATTGCTGCCAAAACAACATTACCAGTCATTGGCGTACCTGTTCAATCAAAAGCACTTAATGGCTTAGATTCGCTACTATCAATTGTGCAAATGCCAGGGGGTGTTCCGGTAGCTACAGTAGCAATTGGCAAAGCTGGGGCAACGAATGCAGGACTGTTAGCTGCACAAATACTAGGTACGCAGTTTCCGGAAATTGATGAACGATTAGTCGCAAGACGTGAGAAAATTCGCCAAGAAGTGCTAGAAAGTAGTGATCAGCTTGTCTAG
- a CDS encoding NETI motif-containing protein, which produces MSNKPKKMKFYVEDTETISDCLARMDKEGYRPTRRMEEPVFIEEKENGKIVQKHHKQKIVFEGILK; this is translated from the coding sequence ATGAGCAATAAGCCAAAAAAAATGAAGTTCTATGTCGAAGATACCGAAACAATTTCTGATTGTTTAGCAAGAATGGACAAGGAAGGATATCGACCAACGAGAAGAATGGAAGAGCCCGTTTTCATTGAAGAAAAGGAAAATGGAAAGATAGTGCAAAAACATCATAAGCAAAAAATCGTATTCGAAGGAATATTAAAGTAA
- a CDS encoding DUF2179 domain-containing protein, whose translation MLENSVVMVAIILIINIVYVSFFTIRMILTLKGQRYLAALLSTVEVVIYVVGLGLVLDNLNEIHNLIAYAVGYGLGVLAGMKIEEKLALGYITVNVITKEYDLQFTKMLREKGYGVTSWMAYGMEGDRLAMQILTPRKSERKLYETIQDIDPKAFIISYEPKTIHGGFWVKAVRKGRLNQ comes from the coding sequence GTCTATGTATCGTTTTTTACTATTAGGATGATTTTAACGTTAAAAGGTCAGCGATATTTGGCTGCATTACTTAGTACAGTTGAAGTTGTAATTTATGTTGTTGGTTTGGGACTTGTCTTGGATAATTTGAATGAAATACATAATTTAATTGCATACGCGGTGGGCTATGGCTTGGGGGTTTTAGCTGGTATGAAAATTGAAGAAAAGCTTGCGCTAGGCTATATTACTGTTAACGTTATAACAAAGGAATATGACTTGCAGTTTACCAAAATGTTGCGTGAAAAGGGCTACGGTGTAACAAGTTGGATGGCATACGGAATGGAAGGAGACCGTTTAGCGATGCAAATTCTTACTCCAAGAAAATCAGAGCGGAAACTTTATGAAACCATTCAAGACATTGATCCCAAAGCTTTTATAATCTCATATGAGCCTAAAACCATACATGGCGGTTTTTGGGTAAAGGCTGTCAGAAAAGGAAGGTTAAATCAATGA
- the purB gene encoding adenylosuccinate lyase encodes MIERYTRPEMAAIWTEENKFKAWLEVEILACEAWAELGEIPKEDVKKLRENASFDINRINEIELETRHDVVAFTRAVSETLGEERKWVHYGLTSTDVVDTALSYLLRQANEILEKDIKNFIEILKEKAIEHKYTVMMGRTHGVHAEPTTFGLKLALWHQEMTRNLERFQQAVEGIRVGKISGAVGTYANIDPFVEQYVCENLGIKAAPISTQTLQRDRHADYMAALALVATSIEKFAVEIRGLQKSETREVEEFFAKGQKGSSAMPHKRNPIGSENMAGLARVIRGYMMTAYENVPLWHERDISHSSAERIILPDATIALNYMLNRFGNIVKNLTVFPENMKRNMERTYGLIYSQRVLLALIDKGMSRENAYDLVQPKAMEAWETQVQFRSLVEAEEQITRLLSPEEIADCFDYNYHLKNVDMIFERLELK; translated from the coding sequence ATGATAGAACGTTATACCCGACCTGAAATGGCAGCAATTTGGACAGAGGAAAATAAATTCAAGGCATGGTTGGAAGTTGAAATTTTAGCATGTGAAGCATGGGCAGAGCTCGGTGAAATTCCAAAAGAAGACGTAAAAAAACTACGTGAAAATGCTTCGTTTGATATCAATAGAATTAATGAAATCGAATTAGAAACTCGCCATGATGTTGTTGCTTTTACACGAGCAGTATCTGAGACACTGGGCGAAGAGCGTAAATGGGTTCATTATGGATTAACTTCAACTGACGTGGTTGATACAGCATTATCATACTTATTACGACAAGCAAATGAAATTTTAGAAAAAGATATTAAAAATTTCATTGAAATCCTTAAAGAAAAAGCAATTGAGCATAAATACACAGTGATGATGGGACGTACACATGGTGTACATGCTGAGCCAACTACATTCGGATTAAAGCTTGCGCTATGGCATCAAGAAATGACGCGTAACCTAGAGAGATTCCAACAAGCTGTTGAAGGTATTCGTGTAGGAAAGATATCAGGAGCTGTAGGTACGTATGCTAATATTGACCCATTTGTAGAGCAATATGTTTGTGAAAACTTAGGAATCAAAGCAGCACCAATTTCAACGCAAACACTACAACGTGACCGTCATGCGGATTATATGGCTGCTCTAGCACTTGTTGCAACATCGATCGAAAAATTTGCTGTAGAGATTCGCGGCTTACAAAAGAGTGAAACAAGAGAAGTTGAAGAATTCTTCGCAAAAGGACAAAAGGGTTCATCAGCAATGCCGCATAAACGCAATCCAATTGGCTCTGAAAACATGGCTGGATTAGCTCGAGTGATTCGCGGTTATATGATGACAGCATATGAGAACGTGCCGTTATGGCATGAGCGTGATATTTCACATTCTTCAGCAGAGCGTATCATTTTACCAGATGCAACGATTGCCTTGAACTATATGCTAAACCGCTTTGGAAATATAGTGAAAAACCTAACTGTGTTCCCAGAGAATATGAAGCGAAACATGGAAAGAACGTATGGTTTAATCTACTCACAACGTGTGCTCTTAGCACTAATTGATAAAGGGATGTCAAGAGAAAATGCATATGATCTTGTACAGCCAAAAGCAATGGAAGCTTGGGAAACACAAGTTCAATTCCGTTCATTAGTTGAAGCTGAAGAGCAAATTACGAGGTTATTAAGCCCAGAAGAAATTGCAGATTGCTTTGACTACAATTACCACTTGAAGAATGTAGATATGATCTTTGAACGTCTTGAGCTTAAATAG